One window of the Besnoitia besnoiti strain Bb-Ger1 chromosome Unknown contig00107, whole genome shotgun sequence genome contains the following:
- a CDS encoding RPAP1 family protein (encoded by transcript BESB_015650) has product MESTAAEAGAPACGDSSGGTSKCRKQRTVSASSSSPPESPDSPGAEGPGRRPASVFKLSASTTPLGSISFFPPSEGHESGLCASPHGALRDPCSDGLNEPSRRRGDCSPFSVDRGALGGAPTCSLFAPERSTRLTLNPFAASEDATAKGRELGVPSASAFSLEVEVMRLSVAQAKAGQFHAMLVFPASSELSEVLGPCATRRAVRRPPDACSGGGVGVLAGGLQDAEIAQLSIREAEEDSALSGFVLGSVIEKNTSSADAHATPAPCPPQAASVAPPSDSYPPGSSGPLSFLPSNAAIEAPFGFPKAVHRSLLPCHSRRGADDNAGTPGGLRPKTGPTGATAASSFSDRGSTSVSGPGAVGKALAAEIENENLHILSRMQPHEIREAREEILQRFGAERFAALQRRALRRARAKCSGEHQEQNGNAEATRGAAAGRAARGERQQLQNEDAARLSAFPRENRTEESQTRLQAGGSAPAASPVPPSSSCASSTQSSVFALPGGRQCVLEWSLEPRRALAAAAARTPA; this is encoded by the exons ATGGAGAgcacggctgcagaggcgggcgcgcctgcctgtgGGGACTCCTCGGGAGGCACATCCAAATGCCGGAAACAGCGCACAGTtagcgcgtcgtcttcgtcgccccctGAGTCTCCTGACTCTCCTGGTGCTGAAGGCCCTGGTCGTCGGCCGGCAAGCGTCTTCAAACTTAGTGCGTCTACGACGCCGCTAGGCTCAATCTCCTTCTTTCCCCCGTCTGAAGGTCACGAGTCTGGGCTGTGCGCCTCCCCACACGGTGCGCTTCGAGATCCCTGCTCCGATGGACTTAACGAGCCCTctaggcgccgcggagattGTTCCCCGTTTTCTGTCGACAGGGGCGCGCTAGGTGGAGCTCCGACTTGTTCGCTCTTCGCCCCTGAGAGAAGCACTCGACTCACTCTCAATCCTTTTGCAGCCAGTGAAGATGCCACGG CCAAGGGACGCGAACTCGGcgtgccttctgcgtctgccttctccctTGAAGTAGAGGTCATGCGCCTTTCTGTGGCTCAGGCAAAGGCCGGTCAGTTTCACGCGATGCTTGTTTTCCCAGCTTCTTCGGAGCTCTCTGAGGTTTTAG GGCCCTGTGCGACACGCAGAGCCGTAAGACGCCCGccagacgcctgcagcggaggcggggtgGGGGTGCTCGCCGGTGGATTGCAAGATGCTGAAATAGCTCAGCTGTCTATcagggaagcggaggaagacagcgcACTCTCGGGGTTTGTGCTCGGAAGTGTCATCGAAAAGAATACTTCCTCTGCAgatgcgcacgcgacgcccgcTCCGTGTCCGCCTCAGGCGGCCTCCGTTGCGCCACCGTCAGACTCATATccgccaggcagcagcgggcctTTGTCCTTTCTGCCTTCGAACGCAGCTATAGAGGCTCCCTTCGGTTTTCCGAAGGCAGTCCATCGGTCGCTCCTGCCATGTCACAGTCGTCGGGGGGCCGACGACAACGCCGGCACACCAGGAGGCTTGCGACCGAAAACGGGGCCTACCGGTGCGACGGCAGCAAGCAGCTTCAGCGACCGTGGCAGCACGAGCGTTTCAGGACCTGGGGCGGTGGGCAAGGCATTGGCTGCGGAGATTGAAAACGAAAATCTTCATATTTtgagccgcatgcagccccaCGAGATTCGGGAGGCTCGGGAGGAGATCCTCCAGCGCTTTGGGGCAGAACGATTTGCGGCcctgcagagacgagcgcTCCGGCGGGCTCGTGCGAAATGCAGCGGCGAACATCAAGAACAGAATGGAAATGCTgaggcgacgaggggcgcagcagctggacgGGCCGCACGGGGCGAAAGGCAGCAGCTCCAGAATGAggacgctgcgcgcctgtccGCGTTCCCGCGCGAGAACAGAACTGAGGAAAGTCAGACGCGCCTTCAAGCGGGCGGCTCAGCtcccgccgcttctccggtgccgccctcgtcctcgtgTGCATCGTCTACACAGTCATCTGTTTTTGCTCTGCCGGGAGGCAGGCAGTGCGTTCTCGAGTGGAGCCTCGagccgcgtcgggcgctggcagctgcggcggcccggACGCCGGCTTAG
- a CDS encoding rhoptry protein ROP18 (encoded by transcript BESB_015660), with product MVFDPKRARKASCRVWLALAALGTVLGCTRGGSRLEEPGSSSDASFADLGQPEGADLALVHGIEPGDSIVKHLLTLVSKQIHPVDRQAGAFRTLDKGLSATFWPQDVTVEVVSVRTGAPRRLRRGPVFGRGDFGMVFTASDVDTGAEFAAKVPIALREPFKMSQEDVMAEGRLTDAFATVKDPREAQAVLRFLVPTDMVQFPNKETFAVAIPGSRTLIGNVFFLMPKAYTDLQDVINAMCDPAVRDSDIVYHARLQLSYDLIRLVANLQRQGVVHGDFREANLLVMKDGRLFLADFGSMRKEGQKTHRGDSLTAHIKDEVMELGSVLTNLWGIELGYFLALEHSPNKPMETCGPPPPQYMVRLIKEFHSSWPAKPLLPVEALETPGAKQLVEEINSFLPLYKEETRT from the exons ATGGTGTTTGACCCAAAACGCGCCAGAAAGGCGTCATGCCGTGTGTGGCTAGCTCTAGCTGCACTGGGCACTGTCTTGGGGTGCACAAGGGG GGGATCGCGATTAGAGGAACCAGGTTCTTCGTCGGATGCGAGTTTTGCAGACCTGGGTCAACCAGAGGGAGCTGACCTCGCGCTGGTTCATGGCATAGAGCCAGGGGACTCCATTGTCAAGCACCTTTTGACACTGGTATCGAAGCAAATCCACCCAGTCGATCGCCAGGCGGGGGCATTCAGGACACTGGACAAAGGGCTCTCCGCTACGTTCTGGCCACAGGACGTGACCGTGGAAGTGGTCTCGGTGCGGACGGGAGCGCCACGGCGGCTCCGAAGGGGGCCCGTCTTCGGCAGGGGCGACTTCGGGATGGTGTTCACGGCTTCCGACGTGGACACCGGAGCAGAGTTCGCCGCAAAAGTTCCTATTGCTCTCCGCGAGCCTTTCAAGATGTCACAAGAGGATGTGATGGCAGAGGGTCGTTTAACTGATGCGTTCGCCACGGTCAAAGACCCAAGGGAAGCTCAAGCCGTTCTTCGATTCTTGGTCCCCACCGACATGGTGCAGTTTCCAAACAAGGAGACCTTCGCTGTCGCTATCCCTGGCTCGCGAACGTTGATCGGAAATGTTTTCTTCTTGATGCCGAAGGCCTATACAGACCTTCAAGATGTTATCAACGCAATGTGTGATCCTGCCGTACGGGACAGCGACATCGTGTACCATGCCCGCCTACAGCTATCCTATGATCTAATACGGCTGGTGGCCAATCTCCAACGCCAAGGAGTCGTGCATGGTGACTTCAGAGAGGCTAATCTTCTGGTGATGAAAGACGGGCGTCTGTTTCTGGCTGATTTTGGCTCAATGCGCAAGGAAGGGCAAAAAACCCATCGCGGAGACTCGCTAACCGCACACATCAAAGATGAGGTTATGGAACTCGGATCGGTGTTAACGAATCTATGGGGCATAGAGTTGGGCTACTTCCTAGCACTCGAGCACAGTCCAAACAAACCGATGGAAACAtgcggcccgccgcctccccagtACATGGTACGCCTGATAAAAGAATTTCACAGTAGTTGGCCCGCCAAGCCGCTGCTTCCAGTGGAAGCGCTGGAGACTCCTGGAGCGAAGCAACTCGTAGAAGAGATAAACAGCTTCCTGCCACTCTAtaaagaggagacgagaacGTGA